AGGCACTCGCGCGTCACGCGCAGCAGCCGCTGCGAGGCCTCGTCGATCTTCCCGACCGGGTAGGTGGCGGAGCAGTCGCCGTGCATGCCGTCGAGGTAGATGGTGACGTCGAGGTTCACGATGTCGCCGTCCTCGAGCGGCCGCGAGTCCGGGATGCCGTGCAGGATGACCTCGTTCACCGAGGTGCAGAGCGACTTCGGGAACCCGTGGTAGTTGAGCGTGCTCGGGTAGCCGCCGCGCGCCAGGTACGCCTGGTGCACGACGCCGTCGATGGCGTCGGTGGTGACGCCGGGCCGGAGCGCGCGCGCCCCCTCCGCCAGCACCTCGGCCGCCGCCCGGCAGGCGCGGCGGATCCGCTCGAGGCGCAGCCGGGGGTCCGCCACGCGCGGCGCGGAGCGCGGCCGGCCGGTGAGCGCGTAGCTCGGCCGCGGGATCTCCGGCGGGACCGCCCGGCGCGGGGAGACGACGCCCGGCCGCACCGCACCGGGGCGGACGGGCGAGCCCGGTCCGGCCGCCAGGTCGGCCTCGCGGTGGCAGCGCTTGTACTTCTGGCCGCTGCCGCACCAGCAGAGATCGTTCGCGCCCGGCTTGCCCACCCCCCAGGTGTAACCGAGGTCCGCGAGCGACGCCAGGCGCGAGCGCGCCCTAGCCGAGCCGATCGGCGGTCGGCAGCCGGACGCGGAAGGTGCTGCCGCGCCCCCGCTCGCTGTGCACGGCGATGGTGCCGCCGTGCGCCTCGACCAGGCAGCGGGCCGTGTAGAGGCCGAGGCCCATGCCCTCGTACCGGCGGTGCCCCAGCGCGCGGAAGTAGCGCTCGAAGAGGTGCGGCAGGTCCGCCGGCTCGATCCCGGGACCGCGGTCGACCACCTCCAGGACCACCTCCGCCTCCTGCCCGCCGAGGCGCACGAGCACCTCGGTGCCGGGCTCCGAGTACTTGAGGGCGTTCGTGAAGAGGTTCACGAGCACGCGCTCGAGGCGCGCCGGATCGGCGCTCACCTTCGGGAGCTGTGGCCCCTCCTCGATGCGGATGCGCTCGCCGTCGTACGGCGCCGCCAGCCGGCCGCGCAGGTCGCGCGCCATGGCGGCCAGGTCCACCGGCTCGCGCTCGAGGCGGAGCTTGCCCGCCTCGAGCAGCGTCGACTCGACGAGGTCGTTCAGCATCGAGGTCATGCGCTGGGCGCTGGTCGCGATGGCGTCGGCGCGCGTCCGGACCGCGTCGGTGGCCTCCGCGCGGCGCCCGATGAGCTTGGCCTGGGCCAGGATCACCCCGAGCGGCGTGCGCAGGTCGTGCGAGATCATGCGCGACAGGTCCTCGCGCTGCTCCTGCACCTCGCGCAGCCGGGTGACGTCGCCCAGGGTGAGGACCGCGCCGCCGATGGACCCGTCCGGCGCGCGGATGGGCGCCGCGCCGCAGACGGCCCAGGTCTTCCGGCCGTCGGCGAGGTCGAGGCAATAGGGCTGGGCGCGCACCAGCTCGCCCCGCAACGCCAGCACGACCGGCAGCCGCTCGTGCGGCACCACCTTGCCGTCGACGTCGAGGAGGTGCACCCGCGACATGCGCTCGGCGGTCGTCATCGCCGCCTCCGCCTCGCCGAAGCCCAGCATCTGCGCGGCGGTCGGGTTCATGCGGGTGATGCGGCCGTCCGGCGCGAAGAGCACCAGCCCGTCCGTCATCGAGGCGAAGATCGACTCGAGGTACGCCTCGGAGCGCGCCAGCGCCCGCAGCGCCGCCTCGGCGGTGCCGGTCGCGAGCTGCGCCTGGTGCCGCTCGCGCGCCTCGAGCCGGAGCCGGAGCTCCAGCGCCTCCTCGGCCTCGCGCCGCTGGCTCACGTCGACCAGCAGCGCGCTGGCGCGGGCGCCGCCCGCCGGCCCCGCCACCGCCCGCCCGCGCTCCTCGACCCAGCGCTGGCCGCCGCCCACCAGGCGGAAGGCGCAGCTCCACGTCCCGCCCCGCTGCAGCGCGCGCGCGACGGCGGTGCGGCGGGCGCCGCGGTCGTCCTCGTGCACGAGCTGCTCGAGCTCCAGGAGCGTGCCCGGCACCGCGCGCAGCAGCGCGCCGGGCGCGCCCTCCCAGGCCAGGCGACCGGGCGTCTCCTCCCACCGCCAGACGCAGGCGTGGGCCGCCGCGAGCGCATCCGCCACCCAGCCCTCCCCGGTCGGCTGGACCTCGAGCACGTCTCCATCGTGGAGCAACGACGTTCGCATGGCGGCCCCCCCGGGCTGCACGCCGAACCTTTGACGGTGCGTACGGAACCATACCCTGCTTCGGACCCGCACCAGCGCCGCGATCGAGGCTGTGGGTGTAGGTCCCCGGAATCAGGCGCTTTGCGTGTTGCGGCCCGTTGACGCACCTTGTCCCACATCAAGCCGCCGCGCGGGCCGCGCACCCCCTGCCGCGCCTGCGCCGCCTGCGATATGGGTCGCGGCTCGATGAAGCCACGGCTCGCCGCCCTGGGTCTCCTGGCCCTGCTCTACCTGCCCGCGCTCGGGAGCTCCTCCTCGGGCACGCACCCCGACGAGTCGTACTACCTCGGCATCAGCGCCGAGATGGACGCGCGCGGCGCCTGGCTCACCCCGACCATCGACGGCGCG
The genomic region above belongs to Anaeromyxobacter diazotrophicus and contains:
- the map gene encoding type I methionyl aminopeptidase; this encodes MGKPGANDLCWCGSGQKYKRCHREADLAAGPGSPVRPGAVRPGVVSPRRAVPPEIPRPSYALTGRPRSAPRVADPRLRLERIRRACRAAAEVLAEGARALRPGVTTDAIDGVVHQAYLARGGYPSTLNYHGFPKSLCTSVNEVILHGIPDSRPLEDGDIVNLDVTIYLDGMHGDCSATYPVGKIDEASQRLLRVTRECLELGISAVRPGRPISDIGRAIEKHAAAHGYGVVRAFCGHGIGEDFHMEPQVLHYYEPRARTVLEEGMVFTIEPMLTMGRPEHVVWPDGWTASTVDGQRAAQYEHTLVVTRDGAEILTVAPAEPAVAQVR
- a CDS encoding sensor histidine kinase; amino-acid sequence: MLEVQPTGEGWVADALAAAHACVWRWEETPGRLAWEGAPGALLRAVPGTLLELEQLVHEDDRGARRTAVARALQRGGTWSCAFRLVGGGQRWVEERGRAVAGPAGGARASALLVDVSQRREAEEALELRLRLEARERHQAQLATGTAEAALRALARSEAYLESIFASMTDGLVLFAPDGRITRMNPTAAQMLGFGEAEAAMTTAERMSRVHLLDVDGKVVPHERLPVVLALRGELVRAQPYCLDLADGRKTWAVCGAAPIRAPDGSIGGAVLTLGDVTRLREVQEQREDLSRMISHDLRTPLGVILAQAKLIGRRAEATDAVRTRADAIATSAQRMTSMLNDLVESTLLEAGKLRLEREPVDLAAMARDLRGRLAAPYDGERIRIEEGPQLPKVSADPARLERVLVNLFTNALKYSEPGTEVLVRLGGQEAEVVLEVVDRGPGIEPADLPHLFERYFRALGHRRYEGMGLGLYTARCLVEAHGGTIAVHSERGRGSTFRVRLPTADRLG